In Streptomyces sp. NBC_01439, the following are encoded in one genomic region:
- the istB gene encoding IS21-like element helper ATPase IstB, translating into MPRTTIADTTEDTTAASAGVNRRTGQQTASDLAFLARAMKAPALLDAAGRLEERARKESWTHTEYLVACLQREVSARESHGGEARVRAARFPAVKTLEELDVTHLRGLTRQQLAHLGTLDFIAGKENVVFLGPPGTGKTHLATGLAVRACQAGHRVAFATAAEWVDRLADAHHTGRLADELTRLGRYPLIVVDEVGYIPFEAEAANLFFQLVSNRYERASVIVTSNKPFGRWGEVFGDETVAAAMIDRLVHHAEVHSLKGDSYRMKGRELGRVPTVNDND; encoded by the coding sequence ATGCCCCGCACCACCATCGCCGACACCACCGAGGACACCACCGCCGCTTCGGCTGGAGTGAACCGGCGGACCGGGCAGCAGACCGCCTCCGACCTGGCCTTCCTCGCCCGCGCGATGAAAGCCCCCGCACTCTTGGATGCCGCGGGCCGACTGGAGGAACGGGCCCGCAAGGAATCCTGGACCCACACCGAATACCTCGTCGCCTGCCTCCAGCGGGAGGTATCCGCCCGGGAATCCCACGGCGGCGAAGCGAGAGTACGGGCGGCGCGTTTCCCCGCGGTCAAGACCCTGGAGGAACTCGATGTCACCCACCTGCGCGGCCTGACGCGCCAGCAGCTGGCGCATCTGGGCACGCTGGACTTCATCGCGGGCAAGGAGAACGTCGTCTTCCTCGGCCCGCCCGGCACCGGCAAGACCCACCTGGCCACCGGACTTGCGGTCCGGGCCTGCCAGGCCGGTCACCGCGTCGCGTTCGCCACCGCGGCCGAGTGGGTCGACCGCCTGGCCGATGCCCACCACACCGGCCGCCTGGCCGACGAACTCACCCGACTCGGACGCTATCCGCTGATCGTGGTGGACGAGGTGGGATACATCCCCTTCGAGGCCGAAGCCGCGAATCTGTTCTTCCAGCTCGTCTCGAACAGATACGAACGCGCGTCCGTGATCGTCACCAGCAACAAGCCCTTCGGACGCTGGGGAGAAGTCTTCGGCGACGAGACTGTCGCCGCCGCCATGATCGACCGCCTCGTCCACCACGCCGAGGTCCACTCCCTCAAGGGAGACTCCTACCGCATGAAAGGACGAGAACTCGGCCGCGTTCCCACCGTCAACGACAACGACTGA
- a CDS encoding helix-turn-helix transcriptional regulator, whose amino-acid sequence MKALWADGWLALLRGDIASAHARLAECHTLADSLGDLLVKAHAAQFEGLIALFQDDFARAVPLLDSALQQYRAHGDPGDTWSTLFLLGLSCCLSAEPRTAALCEEGLALCETHDAQWSRAFSLWISGLRLWLTGNVERAVSALREGLGIARATDNRLALAQCLEVLAWARAGDGHREEGAELLGAAQNVWHQVGATLPGVGRLLHHRTECEDLLLQALGRARFTVRVRVGAAFTTEQAVARALGRPVPGPGAAQASASPLTPRETAVAKLVAQGLADKQIAAQLVISHRTAQGHVQRALAKLGFTSRTQIAVWVREQMPRT is encoded by the coding sequence GTGAAAGCCCTGTGGGCCGACGGGTGGCTGGCTCTGCTGCGCGGAGACATCGCGTCGGCGCATGCCCGGCTGGCGGAGTGCCACACGCTGGCCGATTCGCTCGGCGATCTGCTGGTGAAGGCGCACGCCGCGCAGTTCGAAGGCCTGATCGCCCTGTTCCAGGATGACTTCGCGCGTGCAGTGCCCCTTCTCGACTCGGCTCTTCAGCAGTATCGGGCTCACGGCGACCCGGGCGACACCTGGTCGACGCTGTTCCTCCTCGGCCTGTCCTGCTGCCTGTCCGCAGAGCCGCGTACTGCCGCCCTCTGCGAAGAGGGCCTGGCTCTGTGCGAGACGCACGATGCTCAGTGGTCCCGCGCCTTCTCACTGTGGATCTCAGGGCTTCGTCTCTGGCTGACAGGCAACGTTGAGCGGGCTGTCAGTGCTCTCCGGGAGGGGCTGGGTATCGCACGTGCTACAGACAACCGTCTGGCCTTGGCTCAGTGCCTGGAGGTGCTGGCGTGGGCCCGGGCTGGTGATGGGCACCGTGAGGAAGGCGCCGAGCTTCTGGGGGCGGCTCAGAACGTCTGGCATCAGGTAGGCGCCACTCTTCCCGGAGTCGGGCGGCTATTGCATCACCGCACCGAATGCGAGGACCTGCTTCTGCAGGCACTGGGCCGTGCCCGCTTCACCGTCCGGGTTCGGGTGGGAGCCGCCTTCACCACGGAACAGGCTGTCGCCCGTGCCCTTGGCCGGCCAGTACCCGGTCCTGGTGCGGCCCAAGCGTCGGCCTCGCCCCTCACTCCGCGGGAAACGGCCGTTGCCAAGCTAGTCGCGCAAGGGCTGGCGGACAAGCAGATAGCCGCTCAGCTGGTCATCTCCCATCGCACGGCACAGGGGCATGTCCAGCGAGCCCTGGCCAAGCTCGGGTTCACCTCCCGCACCCAGATTGCTGTCTGGGTCCGGGAGCAGATGCCACGCACCTGA
- a CDS encoding excalibur calcium-binding domain-containing protein: MVVATLVIPPLGAALAFMARWDKAGRAVTVVLASVWFGVLLVAGANPKPAGVDAERKPQAQPVVVVTVTAPAPAASAPISASTAPTAPPPVLPPAEVLAPVAPEGAAGAARPPQGEGAAEPGRQAEAGDGKARTSGSASAVGGSSSRTGTGGSSSSGSEDGGSVSYRNCTAVRQAGAAPIRRGDPGFGPHLDRDGDGVACE; this comes from the coding sequence GTGGTCGTCGCGACGCTGGTCATTCCCCCGCTCGGCGCCGCGCTGGCGTTCATGGCGCGTTGGGACAAGGCCGGCAGGGCGGTGACGGTCGTGTTGGCGTCGGTCTGGTTCGGAGTGCTGCTGGTGGCCGGTGCCAATCCGAAACCCGCTGGCGTGGACGCCGAGCGGAAGCCTCAGGCGCAGCCGGTGGTCGTGGTCACGGTTACTGCCCCCGCCCCGGCGGCTTCCGCACCGATCTCCGCGTCGACTGCTCCGACGGCGCCCCCACCGGTGCTGCCGCCAGCGGAGGTGCTGGCTCCTGTTGCGCCTGAGGGGGCAGCCGGTGCTGCCCGGCCGCCTCAGGGTGAGGGCGCGGCGGAGCCGGGGCGTCAGGCGGAGGCTGGTGACGGCAAGGCCAGGACTTCCGGCAGCGCTTCTGCCGTCGGCGGATCCTCATCCCGCACCGGTACCGGCGGAAGCAGTAGCTCGGGCTCCGAGGACGGGGGTTCGGTGTCGTACCGGAACTGCACCGCGGTCAGGCAGGCGGGGGCGGCTCCGATCCGGCGTGGCGATCCTGGCTTCGGGCCGCATCTCGACCGTGATGGTGACGGTGTCGCCTGCGAGTGA
- a CDS encoding helix-turn-helix transcriptional regulator, producing the protein MSGTEADHDPRLRMWGPVCQAVALLLGPYAEVVLHDPETDRVLEIWNPMTTRRPGDPSLLGELDALAQSAQDVYGPYEKMLVDGRRLSSVSAVLRDAQDRPSAVLCINLDRTPLEQAAAVLSAFGAPIVQRPEPLFEEDWSERIQYVIGSYVRASGRPVERMTRQDRLVVLGRLDEARVFAVRRATPVVAAALQVSRSTVYGLLAELRAPSAKD; encoded by the coding sequence ATGAGTGGAACAGAAGCGGACCACGACCCTCGTCTTCGGATGTGGGGACCGGTGTGCCAGGCCGTCGCATTGCTCCTCGGCCCGTATGCCGAGGTGGTCCTGCACGATCCGGAAACCGACCGGGTGCTGGAGATCTGGAACCCGATGACCACCCGCCGCCCGGGAGATCCTTCGCTGCTCGGCGAGCTGGACGCGCTCGCCCAGTCGGCTCAGGACGTGTACGGGCCGTACGAGAAGATGCTGGTGGACGGCCGGCGCCTGTCTTCGGTCAGCGCGGTTCTGCGGGATGCACAGGACCGGCCGTCGGCGGTCCTGTGCATCAATCTCGACCGCACTCCGCTGGAACAGGCCGCGGCGGTCCTGTCCGCCTTCGGCGCGCCGATCGTGCAGCGCCCCGAGCCCCTGTTCGAGGAGGACTGGTCCGAGCGCATCCAGTATGTGATCGGCTCCTACGTCCGCGCGTCGGGCCGCCCCGTCGAACGCATGACCCGCCAGGATCGCCTGGTCGTCCTCGGCCGCCTCGACGAGGCCCGGGTCTTCGCGGTGCGCCGCGCCACCCCGGTCGTCGCCGCGGCGCTGCAGGTGTCCCGTTCCACCGTTTACGGCCTGCTGGCCGAGCTCAGAGCACCCAGCGCAAAGGACTGA
- a CDS encoding pyridoxal phosphate-dependent aminotransferase: MTRLPDFRLETYFSRWEFTAHHHLTASDVQTMTLSELLALADDKDRDAFENLSLGYTETFGDPALREVIAQMYECAGADDVICFAGAEEALYLAMNVLLGAGDHAVVVTPNYQAAETVPMALCEVTGVALDPDRDWALDLDEVAAAIRPNTRVVSVNFPNNPTGKVIDAADFAALARLCDERGIHLFSDEVYRGLEYDPARTLPQATDLSERALSLNVTSKSLGLPGLRIGWITCRDRELRSRLERAKHYTTICNSAPSEVLARIALKARATLLDRNRGRIAANLPAFEAFFAEFADDFEWRAPDGGCVAYPRYLGAEGVEEFCTRLVEEAGVLLLPASIYHSELTATPADRFRIGIGRRNPEEGLAAFASWMRTRQ, encoded by the coding sequence ATGACCCGCCTCCCCGATTTCCGCCTGGAGACGTACTTCTCGCGGTGGGAGTTCACCGCCCACCATCACCTGACCGCCTCCGACGTGCAGACCATGACGCTCAGTGAGCTCCTCGCGCTGGCTGACGACAAGGACCGGGACGCCTTCGAGAACCTGTCCCTGGGTTACACCGAGACGTTCGGCGACCCGGCGCTGCGGGAAGTGATCGCGCAGATGTACGAGTGCGCCGGCGCGGACGACGTCATCTGTTTCGCCGGTGCGGAGGAAGCCCTCTACCTGGCGATGAACGTGCTGCTCGGCGCGGGCGACCATGCGGTGGTGGTGACCCCGAACTACCAGGCCGCCGAAACCGTGCCGATGGCGCTGTGTGAAGTCACCGGGGTGGCCCTGGACCCGGACCGGGACTGGGCCCTGGATCTCGACGAGGTGGCGGCGGCGATACGGCCGAACACCCGGGTCGTCTCGGTGAACTTCCCCAACAATCCGACCGGCAAGGTCATCGACGCCGCCGACTTCGCCGCGCTGGCCCGGTTGTGCGACGAGCGGGGCATCCACTTGTTCAGCGACGAGGTCTACCGAGGTCTGGAGTACGACCCGGCCCGTACCCTGCCGCAGGCCACCGACCTCTCCGAGCGCGCCTTGTCCTTGAACGTGACGTCCAAGTCCCTGGGGTTGCCCGGGCTTCGGATCGGCTGGATCACCTGCCGTGACCGCGAGCTGCGCTCTCGTCTGGAGCGCGCCAAGCACTACACGACCATCTGCAACTCCGCGCCCAGCGAGGTCCTGGCCCGTATCGCGCTGAAGGCCCGCGCCACACTCCTGGACCGCAACCGGGGACGGATCGCGGCCAACCTGCCCGCGTTCGAGGCGTTCTTCGCCGAGTTCGCGGACGACTTCGAGTGGCGGGCCCCGGACGGCGGATGCGTGGCCTATCCCCGCTATCTCGGCGCCGAGGGGGTGGAGGAGTTCTGCACCCGTCTGGTGGAGGAAGCCGGAGTCCTGCTGCTGCCCGCGAGCATCTACCACTCCGAACTCACCGCCACCCCCGCCGACCGGTTCCGTATCGGAATCGGCCGGCGCAACCCGGAAGAAGGCCTGGCCGCCTTCGCCTCGTGGATGCGGACCCGTCAATGA
- a CDS encoding ornithine cyclodeaminase family protein — MTLPVFDLAAIERTVTSRLVLDTVQDGLIAHAEGRTGVPHPLHMAFPEADGDCHVKAGWITGATNFTVKIATGFYSNSALGIPSNHGLVCVVSARTGQIRAVLDDRGLLTAWRTAAAGALITHAMSRPDASTLAVFGTGEQARLQATWLAELRTISTVLVHGRTLHRANALCERLRVHGLNARPAVAQDAAAADMIITTTAATTPVLDATHVREGAHVTGIGTDMPHKNELPPALFRRAQVIATDDHAQCIDHGDFGHAVRAGATAQDSDIPAGELLKAPLDRPDTAITVADLTGVGALDAALASAVLDQLLR; from the coding sequence ATGACTCTTCCCGTGTTCGACCTGGCCGCCATCGAGCGGACGGTCACCTCGCGGCTGGTCCTGGACACCGTCCAAGACGGGCTGATCGCCCATGCCGAAGGCCGCACCGGCGTGCCGCACCCCCTGCACATGGCATTCCCCGAAGCCGACGGCGACTGCCACGTGAAAGCCGGCTGGATCACCGGCGCCACCAACTTCACCGTCAAGATCGCGACCGGCTTCTACAGCAACTCCGCCCTCGGTATCCCCTCAAACCACGGCCTGGTCTGCGTCGTCAGCGCCCGCACCGGACAGATACGCGCGGTCCTCGACGACCGCGGTCTGCTGACGGCCTGGCGCACCGCGGCAGCGGGCGCGCTCATCACCCACGCCATGTCCCGCCCCGATGCCTCGACGCTGGCCGTCTTCGGCACCGGCGAACAAGCCCGCCTCCAGGCCACCTGGCTGGCCGAACTCCGCACCATCAGCACCGTGCTCGTTCACGGCCGCACCCTGCACAGAGCCAACGCCCTGTGCGAACGGCTCCGCGTACACGGACTGAACGCCCGACCCGCGGTGGCTCAGGACGCGGCCGCCGCCGACATGATCATCACTACGACTGCGGCCACAACCCCCGTACTGGACGCCACCCACGTGCGCGAAGGCGCACACGTGACGGGCATCGGCACGGACATGCCCCACAAGAACGAGCTCCCACCCGCGCTCTTCCGCCGCGCACAGGTCATCGCGACGGACGACCACGCCCAGTGCATCGACCACGGAGACTTCGGCCATGCCGTCCGCGCCGGAGCCACCGCCCAGGACAGCGACATCCCTGCGGGTGAACTCCTCAAAGCGCCCCTCGACCGCCCCGACACAGCAATCACGGTCGCCGACCTCACCGGCGTGGGCGCGCTCGACGCGGCACTCGCCTCAGCCGTCCTCGACCAGCTCCTGCGGTAA
- a CDS encoding ATP-binding protein, translating into MDASPHTEAAPSPTAPRQPITRTRANTPCTWRLPHCPESAGTARRIATTVLHAWNVDDDTIDHALLVVSELVTNALEHALPPVVLHLHRAEDDNTLRIEVDDGGPTHNEGAWTVSCAPEEHGRGVAIITLLASAHGTRILAHTITYWAILPTAK; encoded by the coding sequence ATGGACGCCAGCCCCCACACCGAAGCAGCCCCCTCCCCCACTGCACCCCGACAGCCCATAACCCGCACACGGGCCAACACTCCCTGCACCTGGCGGCTGCCGCACTGCCCCGAGTCAGCCGGCACCGCACGCCGCATCGCCACCACCGTCCTCCACGCATGGAACGTGGACGACGACACCATCGACCACGCACTGCTCGTCGTCTCCGAACTCGTCACCAACGCCCTCGAACACGCCCTGCCACCAGTCGTCCTCCATCTGCACCGGGCCGAAGACGACAACACCCTGCGCATCGAAGTCGACGACGGCGGCCCCACCCACAACGAGGGCGCCTGGACCGTGAGCTGCGCACCGGAAGAACACGGCCGCGGCGTAGCCATCATCACCCTGCTCGCCAGCGCCCACGGCACCCGCATCCTCGCGCACACCATCACCTACTGGGCAATCCTCCCGACAGCCAAGTGA
- a CDS encoding DUF4394 domain-containing protein, translating to MRYHSTPAATAVVLAALCAAPALAASDTPPQTLPAMEGKGGLSAIGLTGDQRLVEFDVNKPSKTWSLGRVSGLSGDTKLVGIDFRVQNEKLYGVGDRGGVYTLNTTNARAVKVSQLTVALAGTAFGVDFNPAANRLRVISNTGQNLRHNIDDPAAPLTTTVDGTLTNPTMPPSTAMGVTGAAYTNNDLNAATATTLFDLDTMADRISLQSPANAGTLSPTGMLGVNADLDSGFDIHYSPATGVNRGFAAIGTTGTYRLYAVDVLTGKATDKGAFSTRYQVIDLALPINQK from the coding sequence ATGCGATACCACTCCACCCCCGCCGCTACCGCCGTCGTACTGGCCGCCCTGTGCGCGGCGCCCGCGCTCGCCGCCAGTGACACCCCGCCGCAGACCCTGCCCGCGATGGAGGGCAAGGGCGGCCTGAGCGCGATCGGTCTGACCGGAGATCAGCGCCTGGTCGAGTTCGATGTGAACAAGCCGTCCAAGACCTGGTCGCTGGGCAGGGTCTCGGGTCTGTCCGGCGACACGAAGCTGGTCGGCATCGACTTCCGGGTACAGAACGAGAAGCTGTACGGCGTAGGCGACCGGGGCGGCGTCTACACCCTGAACACTACGAACGCGCGGGCGGTGAAGGTGTCGCAGCTGACTGTGGCGCTGGCCGGGACCGCGTTCGGCGTGGACTTCAACCCGGCCGCGAACCGGCTCCGGGTCATCTCCAACACCGGCCAGAACCTGCGCCACAACATCGACGACCCCGCCGCCCCGCTGACGACGACCGTCGACGGCACCCTGACCAACCCCACCATGCCGCCGTCGACCGCGATGGGTGTCACCGGCGCCGCCTACACCAACAACGACCTGAACGCTGCGACGGCCACCACTCTGTTCGACCTGGACACGATGGCCGACCGAATCTCTCTACAGTCCCCCGCGAACGCCGGAACCCTCTCCCCCACCGGAATGCTCGGCGTCAACGCCGACCTGGACTCAGGGTTCGACATCCACTACAGCCCGGCCACCGGGGTGAACCGCGGCTTCGCCGCCATCGGCACGACCGGCACCTACCGCCTCTACGCGGTCGATGTCCTGACTGGCAAGGCAACCGACAAGGGCGCCTTCTCGACCCGATACCAGGTCATCGACCTCGCCCTGCCCATCAACCAGAAGTAG
- a CDS encoding fasciclin domain-containing protein produces MNTLKIRRTAIAVAAAALLPFTLAACSDSGDTKAAPPAAAGDQAKTGESTPAEESMTGDKPFGAACAGVPKEGAGSFDGMAKDPVATAASNNPALSTLVAAVKQAGLVDTLNNAKDITVFAPTNDAFAKIPKADLDKVLADKEQLTKILTYHVVGQKLSPKQLENGSFETLQKGMVNTSGSGEAYMVNDTSNVVCGNVKTANANVYIVDTVLMPK; encoded by the coding sequence ATGAACACCCTGAAGATCCGCCGTACTGCGATCGCCGTTGCCGCAGCCGCCCTGCTGCCGTTCACCCTTGCCGCGTGCTCAGACTCCGGTGACACCAAGGCCGCGCCTCCCGCGGCTGCCGGGGACCAGGCCAAGACTGGTGAGAGCACCCCGGCGGAGGAGTCGATGACCGGTGACAAGCCGTTCGGGGCGGCGTGTGCCGGTGTCCCGAAGGAGGGCGCGGGCTCGTTCGACGGCATGGCCAAGGACCCGGTCGCCACCGCCGCCTCGAACAACCCGGCCCTGTCCACCCTCGTTGCCGCGGTCAAGCAGGCCGGCCTCGTCGACACCCTGAACAACGCGAAGGACATCACGGTCTTCGCCCCGACCAACGACGCCTTCGCGAAGATTCCGAAGGCCGACCTCGACAAGGTCCTCGCGGACAAGGAGCAGCTGACCAAGATCCTCACCTACCACGTGGTCGGTCAGAAGCTCAGCCCGAAGCAGCTGGAGAACGGCAGCTTCGAGACACTGCAGAAGGGCATGGTCAACACCTCGGGCTCCGGCGAGGCCTACATGGTCAATGACACCTCGAACGTGGTCTGCGGCAATGTGAAGACAGCCAACGCGAATGTCTACATCGTCGACACCGTCCTGATGCCGAAGTAG
- a CDS encoding chaplin, which produces MVRVRRVLAVVLVVGAVVVGGASAASADAGAQGVAGYSPGVGSGNLIQVPIHIPVNACGNTVSIIGLLNPAFGNTCVNA; this is translated from the coding sequence ATGGTTCGTGTGCGACGAGTTCTGGCGGTGGTACTGGTGGTCGGTGCGGTCGTGGTCGGCGGTGCGTCGGCGGCATCCGCTGACGCGGGCGCGCAGGGTGTGGCCGGGTACTCGCCGGGCGTGGGCTCGGGCAACCTGATCCAGGTGCCCATCCACATCCCGGTGAACGCCTGCGGCAACACCGTCAGCATCATTGGGCTGCTGAACCCGGCATTCGGCAACACCTGCGTCAATGCCTGA
- a CDS encoding RidA family protein has translation MTNSTHRTIESSTIRLANSTAMTAPLGHYSHVAVHNGVAHISGQLPLHPDGTPAADEPFDTQVRMVLRNLDNCLAAAGTDRDHLISVTVYVTDIAQWPEFDTVYAEWLGSYRPARAVAGVSSLHYGAAVEVQAIAAVGTGSQE, from the coding sequence ATGACCAACTCGACGCACCGGACGATCGAATCCAGCACCATCCGCCTGGCCAACAGCACCGCCATGACCGCCCCACTCGGCCACTACTCGCACGTAGCGGTCCACAACGGCGTCGCCCACATATCCGGCCAGCTCCCGCTCCACCCGGACGGCACCCCCGCAGCGGACGAGCCATTCGACACCCAGGTGCGGATGGTCCTGCGCAACCTCGACAACTGCCTGGCCGCGGCCGGCACGGATCGTGACCACTTGATCTCCGTGACCGTCTATGTCACTGACATCGCCCAGTGGCCCGAGTTCGACACGGTCTATGCCGAATGGCTCGGCTCGTACCGGCCCGCCCGCGCGGTCGCCGGCGTGAGCAGCCTGCACTACGGTGCCGCCGTCGAGGTCCAGGCAATCGCGGCTGTGGGCACAGGGAGCCAGGAATGA
- a CDS encoding helix-turn-helix transcriptional regulator, with protein sequence MTHPTGRLPDGTSAGQPAVPEDDRDVPEDEHLLREAERIAVAVGRMFPGLCEVVLHDLRRPDNAIRVIENNLSGRQVGDSATELGLRRIADPDYPSVIQNYSNQFPDGRPAKSTSIGIKNAEGRYVAALCLNLDISALSPLAMVMANLVATDVEHQGEALETLRDRSGRELRSTIDAYAAERSSTPRGLNRDQKRELVRQLHREGFFETRSSAQLIADQLGVSRATVYNYTK encoded by the coding sequence ATGACACACCCCACCGGCCGCCTGCCGGACGGCACCAGCGCTGGCCAGCCCGCCGTACCCGAAGACGACCGCGACGTACCGGAGGACGAGCACCTCCTACGGGAAGCGGAACGCATCGCTGTCGCCGTCGGGCGTATGTTCCCCGGTTTGTGCGAGGTCGTCCTGCACGATCTGCGCCGGCCCGACAACGCCATCCGCGTCATCGAGAACAACCTGTCCGGACGGCAGGTCGGCGACTCCGCCACCGAACTGGGCTTGCGCCGCATCGCGGACCCCGACTACCCCAGCGTCATCCAGAACTACAGCAACCAGTTCCCCGATGGACGCCCGGCCAAGAGCACCTCGATCGGCATCAAGAACGCCGAGGGCCGTTACGTCGCCGCCCTGTGCCTGAACCTGGACATCAGCGCACTGTCCCCGCTGGCCATGGTCATGGCCAACCTCGTCGCCACGGATGTCGAACACCAAGGTGAGGCCCTGGAGACACTGCGTGACCGCAGCGGACGCGAACTCCGATCGACCATCGACGCCTACGCGGCAGAGCGCTCCAGCACCCCGCGTGGTCTCAACCGTGACCAGAAGCGCGAGCTGGTGCGACAGCTGCATCGCGAAGGCTTCTTCGAGACCCGGAGTTCCGCACAGCTCATCGCCGACCAGCTCGGTGTCTCACGGGCGACCGTCTACAACTACACGAAGTAG
- a CDS encoding threonine synthase, translated as MNVEHHSAAADLYDRSGERYRLDDPRWRGEDGSPLAVSALPGLRPEQIDTGERSLWRYHAALPVPAARRVSLGEGCTPMIPLDWAGRRVHFKLEWFNPTSSFKDRGVSVMMSHLAAHGATRVLEDSSGNGGSAVAAYAAAAGIRAKIIVPAATSAAKILQARAYGAEIELVGGTRDEVSDEAIRQSEQIPYASHNWHPMFIQGAKTIAYEMWESLGFAAPDNVVLVAGAGSNIIGCDLAFGELLDAGQIDRRPRLFVGQPEHWATIADTFNGIDPASRGERMPTIAEGASIAHPVRLPEAVAAIRRSDGAAYAVPETEIHAAVRALSARGLYAEPTSSVAAATLDHFIATGKIAPDETTVVVLTGAGLKSAEKMAAVFAGHSDGAPGPGSAR; from the coding sequence ATGAACGTGGAACATCACTCGGCCGCCGCCGACCTCTACGACCGGTCCGGGGAGCGCTACCGCCTGGACGACCCCCGATGGCGGGGCGAAGACGGCAGCCCTCTCGCAGTCAGTGCGCTGCCGGGCCTGCGTCCCGAGCAGATCGACACCGGCGAACGGTCCCTGTGGCGCTACCACGCTGCCCTGCCTGTGCCCGCCGCCCGCCGGGTGAGCCTGGGTGAGGGGTGTACGCCGATGATCCCGCTCGACTGGGCCGGCCGGCGTGTCCACTTCAAGCTGGAGTGGTTCAACCCGACCTCCAGCTTCAAGGACCGGGGCGTATCGGTGATGATGTCTCACCTCGCAGCGCACGGCGCCACCCGCGTACTGGAGGACAGTTCGGGCAACGGCGGTTCTGCGGTGGCCGCCTACGCAGCCGCCGCCGGTATCCGCGCCAAGATCATCGTTCCCGCCGCCACCTCGGCAGCCAAGATCCTCCAGGCCCGCGCCTACGGAGCAGAGATCGAGCTCGTCGGCGGCACCCGTGACGAGGTCTCGGACGAGGCGATCCGCCAGTCGGAGCAGATCCCCTACGCCAGCCACAACTGGCACCCCATGTTCATCCAGGGCGCCAAGACCATCGCCTACGAGATGTGGGAGTCTCTCGGCTTCGCCGCGCCCGACAACGTGGTCCTCGTGGCCGGGGCCGGCAGCAACATCATTGGATGCGACCTCGCGTTCGGTGAACTGCTCGACGCCGGCCAGATCGACAGGCGCCCGCGCCTGTTCGTCGGGCAGCCCGAACACTGGGCGACCATCGCCGACACGTTCAACGGCATCGACCCGGCCAGCCGAGGCGAGCGGATGCCGACCATCGCCGAGGGCGCATCCATCGCCCACCCGGTCCGGCTGCCCGAGGCAGTGGCGGCCATCCGCCGCTCCGACGGCGCCGCCTACGCCGTACCCGAGACGGAAATCCACGCCGCGGTCCGCGCACTGAGCGCGCGAGGCTTGTACGCCGAGCCGACCAGCAGCGTCGCCGCGGCAACCCTCGACCACTTCATCGCGACCGGAAAGATCGCTCCGGACGAGACGACCGTGGTCGTGCTCACCGGTGCGGGGCTGAAGTCCGCCGAAAAGATGGCCGCGGTGTTCGCCGGACACAGCGACGGCGCTCCGGGACCGGGCAGCGCTCGATGA